A genomic segment from Nitrospira sp. encodes:
- a CDS encoding GcvR-like protein: MHHFAIVTAFGQDRPGIVAAVADALYRLGCNIEDTCMTRLRGEFTMMVMVRLPEGIDAETLGRRLTPDTAPLDLAVLCRGLPDHAAVRQVTPEVPIFMLSVYGADHPGIVAQVARTVAQHNGNITDMNTRVIGSGDVPVYIMVLEIQLPEVQQADRLRLALEHLKPVLGVDLTFRPLESVTF; encoded by the coding sequence ATGCACCACTTCGCTATCGTCACCGCATTCGGCCAGGACCGACCAGGCATCGTCGCCGCCGTGGCGGACGCACTCTACCGGCTCGGTTGCAACATCGAAGACACCTGCATGACCAGACTGCGCGGCGAGTTCACCATGATGGTCATGGTGCGGCTGCCCGAGGGGATCGACGCCGAAACCCTCGGCCGGCGCCTGACACCCGACACGGCTCCGCTCGACCTCGCCGTCCTCTGCAGAGGTTTACCGGATCACGCCGCGGTAAGACAGGTTACTCCGGAAGTCCCGATCTTCATGCTGTCGGTGTACGGCGCCGACCATCCCGGCATCGTGGCGCAAGTGGCGCGAACCGTCGCCCAGCACAACGGCAACATCACCGACATGAACACGCGCGTGATCGGATCGGGAGACGTGCCCGTCTACATCATGGTGCTGGAGATTCAATTACCGGAGGTGCAGCAGGCCGACCGGCTCAGGCTGGCGCTTGAACACCTGAAACCGG